Proteins encoded in a region of the Salvelinus sp. IW2-2015 linkage group LG27, ASM291031v2, whole genome shotgun sequence genome:
- the sdr16c5b gene encoding epidermal retinol dehydrogenase 2 yields the protein MNFALETLQVLALSIYYNLEALVKLVIPSRKKSVAGETILITGAGSGIGRLMALEFASMGVTLVLWDISQDGNKETVRLVKQKGAARVHSYICDCSNKAEVYSVADQVKREVGDVTILINNAGIVTGTKFMNAPDSLIEKSMEVNSNAHFWTYKAFLPAMIASNHGHLVSIASSAGLIGVNGLADYCASKFAAVGFAESVALELLATKKNGVKTTIVCPFFINTGMFDGAITKWPVLMPILEPDYVAKRIVCAIQTDQVYLYMPRILYLVLALKNILPTKMGLLLGDYLGAFNFMDAFKGHGKKD from the exons ATGAACTTCGCTCTGGAGACGCTACAGGTGCTGGCCTTGTCTATATATTATAACTTGGAGGCACTTGTAAAACTCGTCATCCCTTCGCGGAAGAAGAGCGTTGCGGGAGAAACTATCCTCATCACAGGGGCGGGTAGCGGCATCGGCAGGCTGATGGCGCTTGAGTTCGCCTCCATGGGCGTAACGCTGGTGCTGTGGGACATTAGCCAGGATGGCAACAAGGAAACGGTTCGACTGGTGAAGCAAAAGGGCGCTGCCAGGGTCCACTCATACATCTGTGACTGCAGCAACAAGGCAGAGGTGTACTCGGTGGCTGACCAG GTGAAAAGGGAAGTGGGAGACGTGACAATCTTGATAAACAATGCAGGCATTGTCACAGGGACGAAGTTCATGAATGCTCCCGACAGCCTGATTGAGAAGTCTATGGAGGTCAACTCCAATGCTCACTTCTGG ACTTACAAAGCATTTCTCCCTGCAATGATAGCCAGTAACCATGGTCACCTGGTGAGCATCGCCAGCTCTGCTGGACTGATTGGAGTCAACGGCCTGGCAG ATTACTGTGCCAGTAAGTTTGCGGCTGTGGGCTTTGCTGAGTCTGTGGCGCTGGAGCTGCTAGCGACAAAGAAAAACGGAGTGAAGACCACCATCGTGTGTCCCTTCTTCATTAACACGGGGATGTTTGACGGCGCTATCACCAA ATGGCCCGTTCTCATGCCCATCCTGGAACCTGACTATGTGGCCAAAAGGATCGTCTGTGCTATCCAAACTGACCAAGTGTACCTGTATATGCCTCGGATCCTCTACCTCGTCCTCGCCCTCAAGAA CATTTTGCCCACTAAGATGGGGCTCCTCTTGGGAGACTACCTGGGGGCATTCAATTTCATGGATGCATTCAAAGGCCATGGGAAAAAGGACTGA
- the mos gene encoding proto-oncogene serine/threonine-protein kinase mos: MPSPIPLTRLLPKDLYPSLDFGACSSPLAKYSNDSTLRIPTQRFHGKVATRLWSSTIDWKELQSMQPIGSGGFGSVYRSVYFGETVAVKKVKKCVKNKLASRQSFWAELNAAHLRHKNIVRIIAATTCIPENLENGDNIGTIVMEYAGERTLHQVIYGCAETLEVDRWITFSKNIAHGLQFLHSHGIVHLDIKPANVLVSREDVCKIVDFGCSLKLELGGDRSSPQMSHGGGTYTHRAPELLKGEDVSPKSDIYSLGITLWQMITREQPYTGDRQYVLYAVVAYDLRPSVTDESFKSHHGGLCRSIVSKCWSGEPSWRPSAQDVITDLDKIRSER; encoded by the coding sequence ATGCCATCCCCAATTCCCCTGACACGCTTGTTGCCTAAAGACCTTTATCCATCTCTCGATTTTGGAGCTTGCAGCAGTCCACTGGCAAAGTATTCCAACGATTCCACCCTACGAATTCCAACTCAACGGTTCCATGGGAAGGTCGCAACCAGGCTATGGTCATCCACCATTGATTGGAAGGAACTGCAATCCATGCAGCCCATCGGATCTGGGGGGTTTGGGTCCGTTTACAGAAGTGTGTACTTTGGGGAGACTGTCGCTGTCAAAAAAGTGAAGAAGTGTGTCAAGAATAAGCTCGCCTCCAGGCAAAGTTTTTGGGCTGAGCTAAATGCAGCTCACTTACGCCATAAGAACATTGTGCGAATTATAGCAGCTACCACGTGCATACCGGAGAATTTAGAAAACGGGGACAACATTGGCACAATAGTGATGGAATACGCAGGTGAACGAACTCTCCACCAGGTCATCTACGGTTGCGCGGAGACGCTCGAAGTGGACAGGTGGATTACGTTTTCCAAAAACATTGCGCATGGTCTTCAGTTCTTGCATTCTCATGGTATTGTTCATTTGGATATCAAACCTGCCAATGTATTGGTTTCGAGGGAGGATGTGTGTAAGATTGTTGACTTTGGCTGTTCACTGAAATTGGAGCTCGGGGGGGATCGGTCCAGCCCCCAAATGAGTCATGGCGGGGGCACCTACACCCACCGAGCGCCTGAGCTGTTGAAGGGGGAAGACGTGTCTCCAAAATCCGACATCTACTCCCTTGGCATCACTCTTTGGCAAATGATCACCAGAGAACAGCCCTATACAGGCGACAGGCAATATGTTTTATACGCAGTAGTTGCATACGATTTACGCCCCTCGGTCACTGATGAGTCCTTCAAGTCACACCATGGGGGCCTTTGCCGATCCATTGTGTCCAAGTGCTGGAGCGGTGAGCCAAGCTGGAGACCAAGCGCTCAAGATGTCATCACAGATCTGGACAAGATTCGGTCCGAACGTTAA
- the chchd7 gene encoding coiled-coil-helix-coiled-coil-helix domain-containing protein 7, which translates to MDKNVRKLRSKDINPCIEESDGSQKCLDANNYDKNMCSAYFLRYKNCRKYWHNIMVNRRRDGVKPDMPTAEERQEILAAIGGKPY; encoded by the exons ATGGACAAAAACGTGCGCAAGCTTCGAAGTAAAGATATAAACCCATGCATTGAA GAAAGTGATGGCTCTCAGAAATGTTTGGATGCCAATAACTATGATAAGAACATGTGTTCTGCATATTTTCTGAGATACAAAAACTGCAGAAAATACTGG CACAACATCATGGTGAATAGGAGACGAGATGGCGTGAAGCCTGACATGCCCACTGCAGAGGAGCGCCAAGAGATACTAGCTGCCATTGGAGGCAAGCCCTATTGA
- the rps20 gene encoding small ribosomal subunit protein uS10: protein MAFKDTGKAPVEAEVAIHRIRITLTSRNVKSLEKVCADLIRGAKEKNLKVKGPVRMPTKTLRITTRKTPCGEGSKTWDRFQMRIHKRLIDLHSPSEIVKQITSISIEPGVEVEVTIADA, encoded by the exons ATG GCGTTCAAGGACACCGGTAAAGCCCCTGTTGAGGCTGAGGTTGCCATCCATCGCATCCGTATCACCCTCACCAGCCGCAACGTCAAGTCTCTGGAGAAGG TGTGCGCAGACCTTATCCGTGGAGCTAAGGAGAAGAACCTCAAGGTGAAGGGACCAGTCCGTATGCCCACCAAG ACTCTGCGCATCACCACCAGAAAGACACCCTGTGGAGAAGGCTCCAAGACCTGGGATCGTTTCCAAATGCGGATCCACAAGCGTTTGATCGACCTGCACAGTCCCTCTGAGATTGTCAAGCAGATCACCTCAATCAGCATTGAGCCTGGTGTAGAGGTTGAGGTCACCATCGCTGATGCATAA
- the plag1 gene encoding zinc finger protein PLAG1, with protein sequence MATGTQGHLDHVPDKARLAAATGRRKRAEGGKPRKNFPCQLCEKAFNSVEKLKVHSYSHTGERPYRCSHQDCTKAFVSKYKLQRHMATHSSEKTHKCTYCEKMFHRKDHLKNHLHTHDPNKEAFACQECGKSYNTKLGFKRHLALHAANSGDLTCQVCLQPFASTGLLLEHLKTHAGKSSGGTKEKKHRCEHCERRFYTRKDVRRHMVVHTGRKDFLCQYCAQRFGRKDHLTRHMKKSHARELLRVKTEPADSLDSPFSCGLAGGVKGELATMSTPHRQLQLNLYGGPLLPQHHCPTMPPLDTEPNPPHPFPLKYQLGSNLTSYSVSTLEREQHLKGELETYLMELQSGMPSSSAEGAQLSSASKLELDSQVGSLDETSSDEASLSKISAAAGESLASSSLLDFSQLFNFLPLNSPPYGHQVTAGGGLGGVPFPPEEALSLVQLPPHPLDSHEVTGSGDDVSPLHSLSSSYSSNLSTTTTLPRFHQAFQ encoded by the exons ATGGCCACGGGAACCCAGGGGCACTTAGACCACGTTCCGGATAAAGCCAGGCTCGCGGCGGCCACAGGGAGGCGCAAGAGAGCGGAGGGGGGCAAGCCCAGGAAGAACTTCCCCTGTCAGCTGTGCGAGAAGGCTTTCAACAGCGTGGAGAAGCTAAAGGTGCACTCCTactcacacacaggagagagaccgtACCGGTGCTCCCATCAGGACTGCACCAAGGCCTTTGTCTCCAAATACAAGCTGCAACG GCATATGGCAACACACTCGTCAGAGAAAACCCACAAGTGTACGTACTGTGAGAAAATGTTCCACCGCAAGGATCACTTGAAGAACCACCTGCACACTCACGACCCCAACAAGGAGGCCTTCGCCTGCCAGGAGTGCGGCAAGAGCTACAACACCAAGCTGGGCTTCAAGCGTCACCTGGCCCTTCATGCGGCCAACAGCGGAGACCTCACCTGCCAGGTGTGCCTTCAGCCATTCGCCAGCACCGGCCTTCTCCTGGAGCACCTTAAGACCCACGCCGGCAAGTCCTCGGGCGGCACCAAAGAGAAGAAGCATCGGTGCGAGCACTGCGAGCGCCGCTTCTACACGCGCAAGGACGTGCGCCGCCACATGGTGGTGCACACAGGCCGCAAGGACTTCCTGTGCCAGTACTGCGCCCAGCGCTTTGGCAGGAAGGACCACCTGACGCGCCACATGAAGAAGAGCCACGCCCGTGAGCTGCTGAGGGTCAAGACGGAGCCGGCCGATTCGCTGGACTCACCCTTCTCCTGCGGGCTAGCCGGAGGCGTCAAGGGCGAGCTGGCCACCATGTCGACGCCGCACAGGCAGCTCCAGCTCAACCTGTACGGTGGCCCTCTGCTGCCCCAGCACCACTGCCCCACCATGCCCCCCCTGGACACAGAGCCCAACCCCCCACACCCCTTCCCCCTAAAGTACCAGCTGGGCTCTAACCTTACCTCATACTCCGTCTCCACTCTGGAGAGGGAGCAACATCTAAAGGGAGAACTGGAGACGTATCTGATGGAACTGCAGAGCGGCATGCCGTCCTCCTCGGCCGAGGGGGCTCAGCTATCCTCCGCCTCCAAACTGGAGTTAGACTCCCAGGTGGGCTCGTTGGACGAGACCTCGTCTGACGAGGCATCTCTGTCCAAAATCTCGGCGGCAGCGGGCGAGTCGCTGGCCTCCTCCTCGTTGCTCGACTTCTCACAGCTCTTCAACTTCCTGCCCTTGAACAGCCCTCCTTATGGGCACCAGGTGACAGCCGGTGGGGGTCTAGGTGGGGTCCCCTTCCCGCCAGAGGAGGCGCTGTCTCTCGTCCAGCTTCCGCCCCATCCCCTTGATTCTCACGAGGTGACAGGGAGCGGGGACGATGTAAGCCCCCTCcacagcctctcctcctcctacagcTCTAACCTGAGCACAACCACCACACTGCCCCGCTTTCACCAGGCCTTCCagtga